A genome region from Marinobacter panjinensis includes the following:
- a CDS encoding cytochrome c oxidase subunit 3, producing the protein MAENQTYYVPEQSKWPIVATVGLGVTLYGSASIMVNSNQGESTTGAWLTFFVGAAIMVYMLFGWFGAVIKESRSGLYSPQMDRSFRWGMSWFIFSEVMFFAAFFGALFYTRVFAIPWLGGEGDRGSSNMLWEGFQATWPLINTPNPEAYPPPEGTIGPWGLPLINTILLVTSSFTVTVAHHALKEDNRKKVKTWLAATIALALVFVCVQGYEYVHAYQDLGLTLQSGIYGSTFFMLTGFHGAHVILGTLMLVIMLVRIQKGHFTGDNHFGFEATSWYWHFVDVVWLGLFVFVYVI; encoded by the coding sequence ATGGCGGAAAACCAGACGTACTACGTTCCTGAACAGAGCAAGTGGCCGATTGTGGCCACTGTGGGCCTGGGGGTTACCCTCTACGGAAGCGCCTCTATCATGGTGAACAGCAACCAGGGTGAAAGTACCACCGGTGCCTGGCTAACGTTCTTTGTGGGCGCCGCCATCATGGTCTATATGCTGTTCGGATGGTTCGGCGCTGTTATCAAGGAGAGCCGGTCAGGATTGTACAGCCCACAGATGGACCGCTCTTTCCGCTGGGGTATGAGCTGGTTCATTTTTTCGGAAGTGATGTTCTTCGCGGCCTTTTTCGGGGCTCTGTTCTATACCCGGGTCTTCGCCATACCCTGGCTTGGTGGTGAAGGTGATCGCGGCAGCTCCAACATGCTCTGGGAAGGTTTTCAGGCCACATGGCCGCTGATCAATACACCCAACCCCGAGGCCTATCCGCCGCCGGAAGGTACCATCGGGCCCTGGGGGCTGCCGCTGATCAACACCATTCTGCTGGTCACATCTTCCTTCACAGTCACGGTTGCCCACCATGCACTGAAGGAAGACAACCGCAAAAAGGTCAAGACCTGGCTCGCCGCCACCATTGCGCTGGCGCTGGTTTTCGTGTGTGTCCAAGGCTACGAATACGTTCACGCCTATCAGGACCTGGGTCTGACACTTCAGTCAGGCATCTATGGCAGTACGTTCTTCATGCTGACCGGTTTCCACGGCGCCCACGTGATACTGGGTACCCTGATGCTGGTGATCATGCTGGTACGCATACAGAAGGGTCACTTCACGGGAGACAATCACTTCGGGTTTGAAGCCACGTCCTGGTACTGGCACTTTGTGGACGTGGTCTGGCTCGGACTCTTCGTGTTTGTCTATGTGATCTGA
- a CDS encoding twin transmembrane helix small protein — protein MLKFLIVVLMLAVLVSLFSGLFFLIKDGGKTNRVLNSLALRVALSVMLLAVILISLWQGGLTLNPTP, from the coding sequence ATGCTGAAGTTTCTCATAGTCGTACTGATGTTGGCGGTTCTGGTGAGCCTGTTCAGCGGGCTGTTTTTCCTGATCAAGGATGGCGGGAAAACGAACCGTGTCCTGAATTCCCTGGCATTGCGGGTCGCACTGAGCGTGATGCTGCTGGCCGTCATTCTGATTTCGTTATGGCAAGGGGGCCTGACGCTGAATCCGACCCCCTGA
- a CDS encoding SURF1 family protein, producing the protein MSDPADQSRRQWHFDWRLLLFSGLFLPLLIGLGVWQLERAQEKKTQLAQWQQEAGSLSWVELEAAGLEAGQPVTISGRYGETSWLLDNRTRDGAPGYEVLTLFFPEQGRSVVVNRGWLQAPRRRDELPEISRPNGDVRLQGRLSDFPEPPVLKDVSRESDEWPRRTQSLSHQQAQEVQADVAGLVLRLSGPEQPGAYRADWAPDMMGPQTHYGYALQWFSLAAALVILTVVASYRKTGANDDNDNG; encoded by the coding sequence ATGTCTGATCCGGCTGATCAATCCCGCCGGCAGTGGCATTTTGATTGGCGGCTTTTGCTGTTTTCGGGGCTGTTCCTGCCTCTGCTGATTGGCCTGGGTGTCTGGCAGCTGGAGCGGGCACAGGAGAAAAAGACACAACTGGCCCAGTGGCAACAGGAAGCTGGCAGCCTGAGTTGGGTGGAGCTTGAGGCTGCGGGTCTGGAGGCCGGTCAGCCGGTCACTATTTCCGGCCGCTACGGGGAGACTTCCTGGTTGCTGGATAATCGTACCCGCGATGGTGCACCCGGATACGAGGTGCTGACGCTATTCTTCCCCGAACAGGGGCGCTCGGTGGTGGTGAACCGGGGCTGGCTCCAGGCTCCCAGGAGGCGGGACGAGCTGCCGGAAATCAGCCGGCCAAACGGTGATGTCCGCCTGCAGGGTCGCTTGAGTGATTTCCCCGAGCCGCCAGTGCTGAAGGATGTGTCCCGGGAGAGTGATGAATGGCCACGGCGAACCCAGTCACTGTCCCATCAGCAGGCGCAAGAGGTCCAGGCAGATGTGGCTGGTCTTGTACTGAGGCTTTCGGGTCCCGAACAGCCCGGAGCCTACCGCGCAGACTGGGCTCCGGATATGATGGGGCCGCAGACGCATTACGGATACGCATTGCAATGGTTTTCACTGGCCGCGGCACTGGTTATATTGACGGTGGTAGCGAGTTATCGCAAAACAGGAGCCAACGACGACAATGACAACGGCTGA